Proteins co-encoded in one Malus domestica chromosome 09, GDT2T_hap1 genomic window:
- the LOC139187818 gene encoding uncharacterized protein, with product MAINMGITALEIFGDSKLIINQLLIEYEVKKDDLIPYFRLATQLLQEFETVTLEHVPRKENQMADALANLASSMTLGEDEAADVPVCQRWVIPLVTEILLDDTNVISVLPVDVEEWRQPLIDYLEHGKLPDDPKHHSEIRRRAPRFLYYKETLYRRSFE from the coding sequence atggcgatcaatatgggaatcacagcccttgagatatttggcgactccaagctcataatcaatcaactcttaatTGAATATGAGGTGAAGAAAGACGATCTCATCCCATACTTTCGGCTGGCAACCCAACTGTTACAAGAGTTTGAGACTGTGACACTAGagcatgtgccaagaaaagaaaatcaaatggcagacgctcttgccaacctagcctcaagcatgacattaggagaagatgaagctgcagacgtgccagtctgccaaagatgggtgatcccccTCGTCACTGAAATTctactagatgatacaaatgtcatctcagtacttccagtcgatgttgaagaGTGGAGACAACCGCTGATCGATTACTTAgagcatggaaaacttccaGATGATCCTAAACACCActctgaaatacgtcgacgagcacctcgcttcctctattacaaagaaacactctaccgacgctctttcgaatga